The Mucilaginibacter rubeus genomic interval CTTCTGATCATGGGGCCTGTAACAACTGTCCAGCAAGGTCCTGATAGCCGTGTAATAGAGTTCCTGGCCGTACACCGCGGGATGTAGATCTTTGAAATCCCAATCCCAGGAAAATTCATGATTGTGGATCCTGTCCGCTACTTCTTTTGCCAGGTTGACCGATGGCAGACCATAACGGTCAGCGACCAGTTCATGGTTTTGAACCTGCACCGGTATCTTTCCATTGCTGTAATCATGAAGCTTGTCCGGGTCAGCGAAAGACATCAGTACAATATCCATCACCGGATTACTTTTTCTGGCATGCCTTACGATCCCTTCCAGCGCCCGGACCTCGGTAAGACTGTCAAGCCCGTTGACCCGGTCGTTCACGGCCGCCTCTACGAACATCAGGTCCACTTTTCCCGAATCAAGTACGTCCTGTTTCAACCTGAAAGCGTGCGGCACACTGCCGAGCGAAGGGATCCCCGCCTGGATAAAATGGAACGCGGTTTCCGGAAACCTTTCCCTTAGATAACGGCTTATTTTTTCCCGCCAGCCAGGATTGAATGTTATCGATCCACCTAAAAAAGCAACGGTCGCGTTTTTTTTTGCTTCAAACACCTTAAGGCTGTTATCGAGCCCCCCTCGCCTGTTAAAATAATCGCTGTGGGGCAAGCGCGGCCTCACCGGGTAGCTGTATCGAACGATCATATCCGCCCAGCGCGTGGGTTCAGGGATGGGAAAATGATGCCCGCTAAGCTCCTGCGGCCCGTCTGTTACGGGACTGATCATCATGGAGCCCCCGGCAGCGTTATACCGCGCGGCCAGAACATAAGTATTCTCAGAATTGGGTACGATCCGGTCATCAGGACCGATCACATGTATGACCGGCACCTTAAAAGCCGCTAACCCCTCAAGATTATCCACAGGATTATCTTTATAGGCCATTGCCTGGGATTCAGTCATATGGTATATTCCGAGTAATTGCTGCCAAAGTTTCTGATCGCCCTGTCCCGACATCTTCCCCCCTGGCCAGCTTTTGATATCGCAAACCGGCGCTTCATTGTATATGCAGCTGATCTTATCCGGGTTGCGTTTGGCCCAGCCATAAACATACAAACCGCCCCGGCTGACGCCTTCCAGACAAACCTGGGCGGCAAACCGTTTTTCATTCACCAGATAATCGTAAAACCTGTCCCAGACCTGTAATGCGGCGGGGCTGCCGTATTGGTCGTCGACATTCACATAGGCCACGTGGAATCCCTTTGCAAGCAATAAGCTGTCAATATCAGTATGCCAATCCGGAAAGGAGGCCCGCCAGATCCATGGATTACCGGGAAGCGGCTTTACCGGACTTACATAATAAGCATGATATTCGCCGATATTCAGGTTAAACCTGGTAAACCCCTTCCAGGTATCTGTCCTCCCGTAATTTAACACGTAATCCCGTGCCCGGGGGCCGGTGGTTCTCTCCTGGGATTGCTGAGCCCGGGCCGCGGAGAAAAACATGAATATAAAAGATACAGCACAAATATTTTTCAAGATCATAGTATAAAATAAAGGATAATAGGATCAATTGCCGGACGCCCGGAAAGCATAATCATGTCCTGCCTGCGTTTTAAAACTATAGCTGAATGCTCCGTCAGTTCCAGGCAGGCCGGTTTTCAGACCATCTCCCCTGATCGCTGAAGGCACTCTTATGCTGCAATCCCCCCCTACTTTGGAGCTGATCACCAACTCGGTTACCTTTCCCTTTCTCCAGCTGAGCTTTTTAACAACAAAGCCTCCCCTTGCGCAAAGACCGGTTACTGTTCCACTGTTCCGCCAGGCCCCGGGTAGCGCCGGCAGCAACTGGATATCCCCGGTCTGGCTCTGGACAAGCATCTCACTTATCCCTGCAGTGTAACCCAGGTTCCCGTCTATCTGGAACGGCGGGTGCGCACAGAGCAGGTTAGCATAAACACCTCCCCCCTCATCGTAATTGACACCCGCGTTTCCGGCAAGATTGATAAAGTTGTGTATGATCTTGTGCGCGTGTTCCCCTTCCTGCAGCCTGGCCCAGAAATTGATCTTCCACGCCATGGACCAGCCGGTAGATTCGTCACCTCTTGCCAGCAGGCTGATTTTGGCAGCCCGCGCCAGTTCCGGCGTCCGGAGCATGCTGATGCTCCTTCCGGGATGCAGTCCAAAAAGATTGGAGGAATGCCGATGTTTGTCTTGCGGATCATCGCGGTCCGTTTCCCATTCCTGCAGTTGCCCCCATCGCCCGATCCTGGGCTTAAGAAGATGAGCGCGCATATCGGCAATGCTGTCACGATATAGCTTGTCCACACGCAGAACGGTCGCGGCCTCTATATAATTACCGAACAGATCATCGACGATAGCCTGATCGTAAGTCACGCCATCTTCTGTCGGACCATGTTCCGGAGACCATCCCAATGGGGAGACCAGCGTTCCGTCAGGGCGCCGTTTCAGATGGTCATCCCAGAACTGGGTGATCTCTTTCAGGATAGGATATGCAAATTGACGCAGATAAACCGTATCCTTCGTGAACGCGTAATGTTCCCATATCCCCTGCGCGTACCAGGCACTTCCAGGTGTATTCCAGGTAAAACTGGAACCACCGAAAATGTTATTTTCCGTCTTGACCGTCCATCCCCTTACCCCGGGATACGCTTTTAACGTACTTTCTCGTTTTACTTCTCTTATACTATTGATATAGTCCAGGTAGGGAAAATCACATTCCGGCAAATTGGTCGGTTCGGCCGGCCAGTAGTTCATTTCGATATTGATATTGGAGTGGTAATCGCTTCGCCATGGGGGATTTTTGCTGTCATTCCATATGCCCTGCAAATTAGCTGGCAGGCCTCCCTTTCGTGACGCGCTGATCAACAGATATCTTCCATACTGGAACAGCAAAGCTTCGAGCCCGGGATCGGGGTTCGTTCTATACCTTTTTACCCGTTCCGGTGTCGTGACCGAAGCGGTCCTGGCCGCATCATCACCGAGGTCCAAGGAAACGCGGGAGAAAAGCTTTCGGTAATCGTTAAGATGCTCCGAAAGCAATTGATCATAGCTTTTTGAAAGGGCTGCTTTTAAAACCCGGTTCACTTTTACACGGGGATCCTCCCCCCGCCATCGTTGCGCACGCAGATTGCTGAAATCAGTCGCGGCAGTTAAAATGATCGTAAAAGAGGAAGGGCTCTCTATCCGAAGTTGCCGGACTCCGTCGGCACCCGCTGTTATCTTTAACCGGCCGTTATCGGCCTTAACAGCAGCGGCTGCAAAATAGGAAAGCCCGTTTTCCAGTTTTCCGCCGAACTGTAGCATGTTCCCCTCTGCGAAGGTCCCCGAACCATGGGCATCTTTTAATGTAAGCGTCACAGCCGAAGGATGATCCTGACTTGTTGAGAACCGCAGAACGGTAACTTTCGCGGGAAAACTGCAAAAATAGGTACGACTGAAACTGGCTCCCTCGCCCTTGTAACCGATGTGCTGTACAGCGTCGGATAAGTCAAGCTCCCGACGGTATTGCTGCACCGTTGTCGGAGCACTTTCAAAATCGATCAAAAGATCGCCAAAGGGCTGGTATGCCCCTGTTTCGTTTTCATCTCCCGTCCAAAGGCTGCTTTCATTGAATTGGATACGCTCCTGCTTTACACCACCGAACGCCATCCCCCCCATACGCCCGTTTCCCATCGGGTAAGCTTCCGTCATCCATACGTTCGCTGGCTTGTTGTCCCAGATGACAGGAGCTCCGGACGGAGATGAAGGGCCCGGTCGCTGCGCGTATACCTGGCAACAGATCAGTTGTAATATAAATACTGCTTGAATAGTCCGGCTTTTTAACATTTGATCATATAAAAATAAAAAAGAAGCCCCCCAATTTACTGAGGGGTTCTTAAAAAATAAGTGCTAATTCAGCATACTGGCCCAGAAGGTTATCTGGCTCATATTCACGTTCCGGTTATCGCCGTTCGCGTTATGCAGTACCCTTATGCGGATATAACGCGCCGGAGCCACGTTGGCATCAAAATCAACCTTGAAAGGGGCTGCCCCGTCATCGTTCCGCTTAACTTCCTTTAAAAGTTTCCATCCCTTTGAGATCGCTTCGGCTGTCCATCCCGGGTCATTCGAAGCTTTCGTCGTAGCGGCATTGGTAATATCTGTGATACCCCAAACTTCGAAATCATCCGGATTATTACAACAGTTCCGTCCGATCTCTTCGATAGACGTGAGATGCTTGTAGACGCGTCCCATATCGAATGTTATGGTTCTCGGCAGGTAATCATGATCATCGCTGTGGAAGATGTTCGGATAAGCCTGCGGCGTCGTACTGCCGTTCCATAGGTTTGAAACTTTTGTATCTCCACTGTACAAACCCATGTCATTGGGCAGCGGCGACTCCTTGAACAGCGACTTGTCACATTGTATGATACTGTTAATAGTCGGAAACACATCATTTTTTTGCGCTTTGAACACATCCAGCGCATTCCTTACCGGTATATAAGATGAATTATAGGTGATCGGTGTACCGATCCTGTAATCTTTGATCGTAATGGAAGTGCTGTCTCCGCTGAGTACCTTTTGTACGCTTTCACCGTTCTTGTCCGTATAACTGATAGTCGTCCCGACATTGATGGTATCCGGGGTGATAAAGTTCAGTTTGAGATAACCGTCATCGGTAAAAGTATAGGGGGTTGTCGCGTCATATCCCCTGTTCAGCAACGTAGCGGTATAGATAGGACCATATACCTTGGCATTGTTGACCTCATACGGAATGGACTTATTCCCTTTGGCATCAAAAGAATATATCGTAAATGAATAGGTGTATTCTGCCAGATTATTGATCACTGTGCTGACCGAATCTGTTTTGGAATCCGTATTTACGACTACAGAATCCGCGTTGTTGTTGTAATACACGACATATTTGACGATACTTGGATCCGAGCTGGCTTTCCACTTCAGACCAAGCCTGAGGTTCCCCGACTGAACGATCGCCCCCTGCGCGGCACCTGTGTAAACAACTTCGTGATCACCAAGGAATTTCTTGTAATCTTTAGCATGATCTTTCTGACATCCATACCAGGTGGCCAGCACCGTACAGCAGAATAAAACAAACAATATCTTTTTCATCTTCTTGAGTTATTGAGGTTGGCCATATAGTGAAATTTCCAGGAACAGGGCAAAATTACCGCCCGACCAGGTTTCTCTTGCCGCGAAACGCAGATAGCGGGCAGGAGGGGCAGACAGCGGGAAGTTAAAGTTTACGCCGGCTGCGACAAAAGCATTATCGGCAGAGTTATGGGCAAGCGGGGGCAGGCCCGATGGTGGGTCCGGGAATTTGAAATTGCCCATGTTCACCCAATCGCCAACCACTGTGCCTACAGGTGAGGCCAACGGTAACTGTACGTCTTTCGGACGGTCCACATTAGAGCCCCAGATAGTAAATAACTTAGGATTGCCATGGCCAAAAGAGAATTTCAGATCGGAATCTGATTTTTCATACAGGATGAACCTGCTCATTTTATAGCTCCTTCCCACATCCCAGCTGCCAACATACGGCGCAGGTGCCGCACCGGGCTCGGTACTCCAGCCACTAGAACTTGGATTGATATTATTGTCCCATATATTGGATAAGATCCAGCCAAAGCCGATCTTGGAGTCGGATGCGAGTTGATAAGTACTGAACTTACTTTTATCGAGCAATTCTTCAGGCAACGGAGTTAATGTTTTGGATAACGTATCAGAAATATTGCCGAAACGATCGGTAACGTATACACCAAAGTTTTGCGGCTCTGATTTGTAACCCCGCACCGAATAGTCAACAGTATCCAGCTTGGTATAGTGCTGATCCTGCACCTCCATGGCCTTGGTAGTTTGGTCCAAACCAGTCAATATCACGCCTACTTCGGCTTTCAGCGGATTTAAGGACTGGATATTAACGCCTCCGAAATCAGCCTGTAGATTCAGCTGGTCCCTGATCAGCAAATAGGGAGGCGTCTTCGGATGTACTGTAACCTTGACCGCATCAGACATTACATTCGACCGGGATACAGCATACAACGTAACTTCGTAATCCGCTTCCTTTGCAAAGCCTTCTACATTAACCGTGTCTGTATAATAGGAAGCTTTCGTCTCCCGGGAAACACCGTTCCTGATCTGGTACTTGGCCAGCACGTATAGCAGGTTATCAGACTTGGGAAGCGTGTAGGTAATATGTGCCCCTCCATTGTAGTTATCTATTTTGACATTGGTGATCACACCAGGTTTGGTGCCATCCTTGGATATAGGCATCCTGTCGCCATCATCGCGTTTACAGGATGTTATAAAGGCTACTGCCAGGCTAAAAAGCATGAACAGGTAATGGTTCAAATATTTTTTCATTTTCTTATTGTTCTAAACAGCTTACCATCCTAAATTTTGCACCAGGTTATTATTGACCAGTAAAGCGTAGTCATGTATCGGCCACAGATAGCCGCGGACATTGAATACGGGAGTTACTATAGTGGTCGGACGATAGAAATTTATCGGGTCCTTTTCGTACACATTCCATCCCTGCATAGGCTTGCTCAGTACAGATTGCAATTCTTTCCAACGACGGAGATCCCATCCCGGCTCGCACTCAAATGCCAATTCAATCCTCGTCTCTTGGTGAATGATCTGACGCATGCCATCCTGCGAGGTATATTTGGTTGGGTTCCTGGAATATTTGCTCCAGGCATCGACAACTCCGGGAAGTCCTGCACGTGTCCTTACTTTGTCCAGCCACGGCGTAACCTCATTAGCAGGTTTTCCCTGTTCATTAAGCGTTTCGGCGTAAAGCAGGTACAAACCGGCCAGACGTATCAAAGGAAGCCGGAAATCCACCACGGTATTACCATCGTCCTGTACGGTCTGATAGTTCACGAGCTTTTTTGGCCAGCAGGAAGTGACATTGATCCTGATGTTATCTGTCGGGCCAGCCAGGGAACTACTTCCCCTTCCCTGTACGTAGTATAAAGTTTCCTGGTTCACCATACCATTGCCGAACCAGATCCCGCCATCGAACCCCAAGTCAGCATAGAACCTCGGTTCACGGTCAAAATGGGCTTTTACAGTCGTGTAGCCATTCCCGATGTAAAAACGGCTGGCGTAGTCGCCCGTTCTCAGGTCATAACGGTTATTATAATCGAAAGTATTATCCTCATTGATGGGCACACCATTTTTGGTATAGAACAGCTCCTGCTCTGAGATAGGCACAGCAAAGGTTCCGGGAAAAGAAGGATTTGCCGCTGCCTTTGCGGTAAGCCTTGGCGTACAGTTCGGCTGGTTTTTAAAGGTCGGGTTCAATGCCCATACGATCTCCGTATTCAGCTCCCATTTTTCGGTTATCGCGGTCTGCAGGTCAAGTACTGTCGTCAATGAATCTGAAAGTTTCCCGATGGCCGAGGTTGGTATAAATTTATGAAGGGCGTTACCGTTCGCTTCGGCACTGTTGATGGCTGCTAATGTGGCGGTGGCCGCCTTGTCCCATTTCGTCCCGTCGTAGGTCGAGTTGAACAAAGCCTGCCCGTCCTTGTTCTTAATACTGCTATAATCTGGGTTTCCGTTAAATAGCGGACTGGCGGCGGTAGCCAGGATCTGTGCTTTGACCGACAGCGCGATCGGCTGCGTGATCCGGCCCAGTTCTTTGGCCTGGTTTAAAATAACTTTAGGCAGGTCCGGGGTAGCCTGATCAAGCAGCCGCACCATGTAATTTACAACAGAGTCTACCGGCGCTCTTTTTACCTTAACGGCTTCTTCCGAACTATTGATAGGCAAGTTTACATCGGTGATCGGAATGGGACCATACAAACGGAACAGATAAAAATGATAATAAGCTTTGAGGAATTTGACCTCTGCGATCCATCTCTTTTTTTCGTCTGCAGTGAGGTCCACAGGCTTATCGATGTTCTCGAGCATGGTATTGCAGCGCCTCAAAGCCGTAAACAGTGCCTGCCCCCCGTTATAGCCGTCCCAGTAATCCAAACCTGGGTTCGCCGAATTTTGGGTGCCCCTGATCAGGTTAAAACCTGTTGGGTCGATACCCTGGTTATCGGTGAGCGTATTCGGGAATATTACTTCCCCGGATGTCGTAAAACCCGGGTCGAACTGCGGGTAAACCAATTGCTGAAGTGTAGAATAGCAGGAGAAAAGATAGTTTTCCGCCTCGTTCCTGTTCCGGAAGGCATAATCGATCGTCCCTACATTATCGGGCGTTACGTCCAGGTACTTCTTGCAGGAAAAAATGCAGGAAGTCAGGATGCAGATGTATATGATTTTATAATATGATTTCATATGAATAAGCTTAGAGATTAACATTCAGACCCACGTTAAATACTTTTTGGACCGGATAGGCGAACGCATTACCGCCTTGCTCCGGATCCCACAACTTGAATGGGCTCCAGGTGATGAGGTTCAACCCGTTAAAATACACCCTCAGTTTTTTGACATTGATCGCCTTTGCGAACCTCGATGGCAGACTGTAACCGATCTCTGCCGATTTAAGCCTCAGGAAACTGCCGTCACGTAACCACCAGGTACTGCTTTGCCTGTTATTCTCGATCACAGCGCCGTCCGGCCCGAGACGCGGATACAGGGCGTACAGATTTTGGTTATCTTCTGACCAGTGATCATCAGCATAAGCTTTCAGCAATTGCGTATTCCCGTTAAAATACGAATCCGGGCTCTTGATAAAAGGAGCCGTACGCTGAGGGTCGATCATAAAGGAAACCTTGGCCTGCCCCTGGAAAAAGCCCGACAGGTCAAATGCCTTGTAAGATGCTGAGATACCAAAGCCATACACGATCTGGGGAACTGTAGGGTTTCCGATAAAGGTCATATCAGCCCCGTCAATTTTGCCGTCGCCGTTCAGGTCCCGGTATTTGATATCACCGCCCATAGGAGCAAAACCATTGGTACTGAAAACCTGTGACGGCGAGTTCTTAGCTTCCTGGTCATCAACGAACAGGCGTTCTGCCACGTAACCCATGTAACGGTTAAGCGGCTGCCCTACATTGTAGCGGTAAGGTTCCTTCCAGTCAGGCTCCTCGTATTGCGTGAATTTATTGGCAGAATAAGTAAAATTAGCACGCATCCCCAGCGAGAAGTTCTTGCCGATGTTCTGATGACCGTCTACGGAAATATCGATACCTTTTGAATTTACCTTTCCAAGATTCGCTGCAATACCGGCTTCAAGCCCCATGGTCGTAGGGATGGAAGAGCGGTTCTGAAGAATATTGTATTTGTTATTATTATATACTTCCGCGATCACATTGAAATTTTTCATGAATGTGAACTCGATGCCCAGGTTGGTCTGCTTCGAGGTTTCCCAGGTCACATCGTCGTTTTCATAATTATTGACCCTGACGCCATTGCGGCCATAACCGTTATTTATTCCGAAATAAGCCGAATTTCCTCCGTTGAGGTTGACATCGGACAGATAAAAGAACCGGCGGTTGCTGATCTGGTCATTCCCGACCAGACCGTAACTTGCCCTCAATTTGAAGCGATCGAACACGTTGTACAGATCACCCCAGAATTTCTCCTCGGAAATGATCCAGGAACCACCGATGGTCGGGAAAAAACCGAACCTGTGCGTGTCGAAGAAACGCTCTGATCCGTTATACCCGAAGTTGAACTCTAAAAAGTATTTACTTTTATAAGAGTAGGTTGCGCGACCGGCCAGTGTCTGGTTACGGTAAGGAAGTGAATACTGAAGATCATAGGTATTCGTCTGCGGGTTGATATTATTGGAATACAATTGCTGTTGCCTGGTAGCGATCAGTGAAGCACTGATATTATGGTTTTTCGCTATGCTCCGGTTATAATCCACCACCCCCTGCAGGTAAATGAACGTCTGCATATTGTCAGAGTTCGAATCCCGGTTATACGACAAGTATTCCTGCGCCTGGTTTGGCAATGAATTGATCCAGTTCAGGGTATAAGTGTTGGATAATTTATCATAGGTCTGGATGTTGTAATAAAAAGGATTATAGTAATAAGTGGACTTATAATAGGAATACCTGTTGGTGCTGAATATGCCATGAAAATTTAAACCGGAGGTCAAAAAATCAAGGTTCTGATTCAGTTCCAACTGAGCAAGTAATCTCGATTCGGAAAAATTCTGGTGGCCGGAAAGCAAATTGGCGTATGGGTTTATATAGGTCGTACTGCCATCATTGGCGGTAGCGTTGGGAACATTGCCGAATAATATATGCTTTGTTTTAAGGTTCGCCGAGTCCGGCTGATAGTAGGCCGGAAAATCAACCGGGCTCGTGTGCATCACAAGGTTGTACAGGTCGGTAGAAAGGGAAGCGTCGTTCGTACGGGGCCCGTTATACTCGTTAAAATTTCCCGACAAACGAACGATCAGTTCCGTTTTCGGCGTCACATTGATGTTCACATTCGAACGCAGCTGATAATTCTGAAATTTAACATTGTTGTTATTGTTATTCCGGATATCTGTACGCAGTATACCATTATCATTACTATATGAACCGGCCACATAATACCGGGCCACACCACCGCCTCCCTGCAGGCTGAGATCAGCACGCTGAGTGCTTGTCCTTTTTTTGAACAGCATGTCCAGCCAGTTAACCGCAGGATAAACATACTCATTACTGCCCGGGGCATGTGCCAGGGTAGCCTGCGTATTGGTGATCTTATTTTGCGTATAAGGCAATGGATTAAGCGGATAACGTGTCCGGGTAGCCTCATTAAAGAGGTTCATGTATGTGATCGGATCGGCCAGCGTGAGGTTTTTAACCGATTGTGAAGATGAGTTTTCGATCCGGGCATTGATCTGGGCCTTACCAACCTTCCCTTCCTTCGTTTTCACCAGGATCACACCGTTGCCGCCGCGTGCGCCATATAATGCGGTCGCACTTGCATCCTTCAGTATGGAAAAGCTCTCGATATCGTCAACGTTCAGCCGGGCAAGATCCGAGGCTGTAAGCTCAACGTTATCGATCAGGATCAGCGGACTTTGCTTATAGCCGAATGTCGTAACCCCTCTTATAAAAAAATTAGAATTGTCGGCACCGGGCTGCCCGCTGGGCTGGTAGGCGATCAGGCCCGCTACCTGTCCGGCAAGCGCGTTGGTGAGGTTACTCGCGGGTACTTTCAGGTTCCCCGGCTTTACCGTAGTCACGGACCCTACGATGGCCTCGCGGGTCTGCTTCCGGTTGTAGGCCGTCACAACCACATCGTCAAACTGGCTTTTTGCTTCGGTCAGCACAATTCTATAAACTTTTTGAGAAGCGGAAACGGTGATCTGACGCGAGATAAAACCAACATAACTGATCTTGAGCGATATACCGGCCTCTACGTCCAGGACGAACTTACCATTGGCATCCGTGCTGGTACTGTTCCCTTTCTTTTCCACAGGTATGATATTCGCGCCCACGATCGCTGTTCCGAGGGAGTCTACTACAGAACCTGTTATCGTTATTTTAGATTGGGCAGCAGCCCTGTTCAACCCGCAAAGCATTCCCAGCAGGATAATGATGAGGGCCGGCTTCCAATGAACATGGAGGCTTTGGGGTACAATAAAGTACCGCGTTAATTCGTAAAACTTTCGCATATGAATGAAGTATAATTGGTTGCAATAAATTACTGATACAGAGAATGATCAGAGCGAACACGCGCTGTGTTATAAACTGTATGTTTTACAGTTTTTCATTCAGGCAAAAAAAAACCGCGAAACATCCGGGTTCTTTGGATCCGCAAACTTTTGTATGTAAACTTCTTGATTGGCCGGGCCTGGAACACCCTTGAGCAGAGTAAATTTCTTCCATAGTTTAAGGTTAATTTTGTTGATTAATTGGTTCTGTAAAACTA includes:
- a CDS encoding SGNH/GDSL hydrolase family protein, giving the protein MILKNICAVSFIFMFFSAARAQQSQERTTGPRARDYVLNYGRTDTWKGFTRFNLNIGEYHAYYVSPVKPLPGNPWIWRASFPDWHTDIDSLLLAKGFHVAYVNVDDQYGSPAALQVWDRFYDYLVNEKRFAAQVCLEGVSRGGLYVYGWAKRNPDKISCIYNEAPVCDIKSWPGGKMSGQGDQKLWQQLLGIYHMTESQAMAYKDNPVDNLEGLAAFKVPVIHVIGPDDRIVPNSENTYVLAARYNAAGGSMMISPVTDGPQELSGHHFPIPEPTRWADMIVRYSYPVRPRLPHSDYFNRRGGLDNSLKVFEAKKNATVAFLGGSITFNPGWREKISRYLRERFPETAFHFIQAGIPSLGSVPHAFRLKQDVLDSGKVDLMFVEAAVNDRVNGLDSLTEVRALEGIVRHARKSNPVMDIVLMSFADPDKLHDYSNGKIPVQVQNHELVADRYGLPSVNLAKEVADRIHNHEFSWDWDFKDLHPAVYGQELYYTAIRTLLDSCYRPHDQKTGQRIEKLPKVLDPFCIENGNYYSIRNVKIVEGWTIDPDWSPVDQTGTRDGFVHRPMLIATKPGASLILPFKGTAIGISIVSGPDAGTISYSIDNGPVKNVDLYTQWSGWLYLPWYITFDTTLGHGNHTLKLAVNERRNKDSKGNTCQIINFLTN
- a CDS encoding glycosyl hydrolase family 95 catalytic domain-containing protein; the protein is MTEAYPMGNGRMGGMAFGGVKQERIQFNESSLWTGDENETGAYQPFGDLLIDFESAPTTVQQYRRELDLSDAVQHIGYKGEGASFSRTYFCSFPAKVTVLRFSTSQDHPSAVTLTLKDAHGSGTFAEGNMLQFGGKLENGLSYFAAAAVKADNGRLKITAGADGVRQLRIESPSSFTIILTAATDFSNLRAQRWRGEDPRVKVNRVLKAALSKSYDQLLSEHLNDYRKLFSRVSLDLGDDAARTASVTTPERVKRYRTNPDPGLEALLFQYGRYLLISASRKGGLPANLQGIWNDSKNPPWRSDYHSNINIEMNYWPAEPTNLPECDFPYLDYINSIREVKRESTLKAYPGVRGWTVKTENNIFGGSSFTWNTPGSAWYAQGIWEHYAFTKDTVYLRQFAYPILKEITQFWDDHLKRRPDGTLVSPLGWSPEHGPTEDGVTYDQAIVDDLFGNYIEAATVLRVDKLYRDSIADMRAHLLKPRIGRWGQLQEWETDRDDPQDKHRHSSNLFGLHPGRSISMLRTPELARAAKISLLARGDESTGWSMAWKINFWARLQEGEHAHKIIHNFINLAGNAGVNYDEGGGVYANLLCAHPPFQIDGNLGYTAGISEMLVQSQTGDIQLLPALPGAWRNSGTVTGLCARGGFVVKKLSWRKGKVTELVISSKVGGDCSIRVPSAIRGDGLKTGLPGTDGAFSYSFKTQAGHDYAFRASGN
- a CDS encoding DUF4998 domain-containing protein, with amino-acid sequence MKKILFVLFCCTVLATWYGCQKDHAKDYKKFLGDHEVVYTGAAQGAIVQSGNLRLGLKWKASSDPSIVKYVVYYNNNADSVVVNTDSKTDSVSTVINNLAEYTYSFTIYSFDAKGNKSIPYEVNNAKVYGPIYTATLLNRGYDATTPYTFTDDGYLKLNFITPDTINVGTTISYTDKNGESVQKVLSGDSTSITIKDYRIGTPITYNSSYIPVRNALDVFKAQKNDVFPTINSIIQCDKSLFKESPLPNDMGLYSGDTKVSNLWNGSTTPQAYPNIFHSDDHDYLPRTITFDMGRVYKHLTSIEEIGRNCCNNPDDFEVWGITDITNAATTKASNDPGWTAEAISKGWKLLKEVKRNDDGAAPFKVDFDANVAPARYIRIRVLHNANGDNRNVNMSQITFWASMLN
- a CDS encoding DUF4959 domain-containing protein; translation: MKKYLNHYLFMLFSLAVAFITSCKRDDGDRMPISKDGTKPGVITNVKIDNYNGGAHITYTLPKSDNLLYVLAKYQIRNGVSRETKASYYTDTVNVEGFAKEADYEVTLYAVSRSNVMSDAVKVTVHPKTPPYLLIRDQLNLQADFGGVNIQSLNPLKAEVGVILTGLDQTTKAMEVQDQHYTKLDTVDYSVRGYKSEPQNFGVYVTDRFGNISDTLSKTLTPLPEELLDKSKFSTYQLASDSKIGFGWILSNIWDNNINPSSSGWSTEPGAAPAPYVGSWDVGRSYKMSRFILYEKSDSDLKFSFGHGNPKLFTIWGSNVDRPKDVQLPLASPVGTVVGDWVNMGNFKFPDPPSGLPPLAHNSADNAFVAAGVNFNFPLSAPPARYLRFAARETWSGGNFALFLEISLYGQPQ
- a CDS encoding RagB/SusD family nutrient uptake outer membrane protein — translated: MKSYYKIIYICILTSCIFSCKKYLDVTPDNVGTIDYAFRNRNEAENYLFSCYSTLQQLVYPQFDPGFTTSGEVIFPNTLTDNQGIDPTGFNLIRGTQNSANPGLDYWDGYNGGQALFTALRRCNTMLENIDKPVDLTADEKKRWIAEVKFLKAYYHFYLFRLYGPIPITDVNLPINSSEEAVKVKRAPVDSVVNYMVRLLDQATPDLPKVILNQAKELGRITQPIALSVKAQILATAASPLFNGNPDYSSIKNKDGQALFNSTYDGTKWDKAATATLAAINSAEANGNALHKFIPTSAIGKLSDSLTTVLDLQTAITEKWELNTEIVWALNPTFKNQPNCTPRLTAKAAANPSFPGTFAVPISEQELFYTKNGVPINEDNTFDYNNRYDLRTGDYASRFYIGNGYTTVKAHFDREPRFYADLGFDGGIWFGNGMVNQETLYYVQGRGSSSLAGPTDNIRINVTSCWPKKLVNYQTVQDDGNTVVDFRLPLIRLAGLYLLYAETLNEQGKPANEVTPWLDKVRTRAGLPGVVDAWSKYSRNPTKYTSQDGMRQIIHQETRIELAFECEPGWDLRRWKELQSVLSKPMQGWNVYEKDPINFYRPTTIVTPVFNVRGYLWPIHDYALLVNNNLVQNLGW